A portion of the Hymenobacter gelipurpurascens genome contains these proteins:
- a CDS encoding CotH kinase family protein codes for MKLTLLLVLWLGLALPAASQVLPTSFSDSNLPIVLIDTDGSTIVDDPKIMARMRIIDRGAGQRNSISDSPNQYKGLIGIELRGSSSQWMPKKSYGLETLTHEGAELDTTLLGMPAEHDWVLTANYADKTLLRNTFTYTIASELGQYASRNHYCELVLNGEYQGVYVLGEKIKRGSKRVNISKLKSTDVSGDAVTGGYLLKLDKLTGEPAGGFLSKHTDTNQPDYNNKYIQIEYPKPKDLAPAQLDYISAYVDSFEVALAGPDFADPEIGYRRYLDVKSFIDYFLLTELSRNVDGFEYSTFFYKERRSKGGKLVMGPVWDYDLAWRNAGYADAFLPHGWQFTYANGLWSTGTFWRTRLLQDPAFAKEMNERWKVLRNTTLAEDHLLHLIDSTATLLSESQQRNFQTWPIMGQYVWPNPMPIPATYTDEIDTFKQWMHNRLQWMDANMPGHTNPNVTATQSVQAFTSLAAYPVPFTNHLTVTYQQRVAGPVLLEVISPLGRVAIRQQLPKQTAGLQTTVMPDMSQLATGFYLLRLTSPAGTQTVRVQKYSY; via the coding sequence ATGAAGCTAACGCTACTACTAGTCTTATGGCTTGGCTTGGCCTTGCCAGCCGCCAGCCAAGTACTACCTACTTCCTTCTCAGATTCCAATCTGCCAATTGTCTTGATTGACACTGACGGAAGTACGATTGTGGATGACCCAAAGATTATGGCTCGAATGCGCATTATTGACCGGGGCGCCGGTCAGCGTAACTCGATCAGTGATAGTCCCAACCAGTATAAAGGACTGATTGGAATAGAACTTCGAGGTTCTTCATCACAATGGATGCCCAAGAAGAGCTATGGCCTGGAAACGCTTACCCACGAGGGTGCCGAACTTGACACTACGCTGCTTGGTATGCCAGCCGAACATGATTGGGTGTTAACAGCCAATTATGCCGACAAAACGCTATTGCGCAACACCTTTACTTACACAATAGCGTCGGAGCTAGGCCAGTATGCAAGCCGCAACCACTACTGTGAGTTGGTACTCAATGGCGAGTATCAGGGGGTATATGTGCTGGGCGAAAAAATCAAGCGTGGCAGCAAGCGGGTGAATATCAGCAAGCTAAAAAGTACTGACGTGAGTGGCGATGCCGTTACAGGAGGCTACTTATTGAAGCTGGATAAACTTACTGGTGAACCTGCCGGAGGCTTCCTGTCCAAGCATACAGATACTAACCAACCTGATTACAACAACAAATATATTCAGATAGAGTACCCGAAGCCTAAAGACTTGGCTCCCGCACAGCTCGACTATATATCTGCTTATGTCGATAGCTTTGAGGTAGCCCTAGCCGGACCGGACTTTGCTGATCCTGAGATAGGATACCGTCGCTACCTGGATGTCAAATCGTTCATTGATTACTTCCTTCTCACTGAGCTGAGCCGGAATGTCGATGGTTTTGAGTACAGCACGTTCTTCTACAAAGAGCGCCGAAGCAAAGGCGGCAAATTGGTCATGGGCCCTGTCTGGGACTATGATTTAGCTTGGAGAAACGCTGGCTACGCTGACGCTTTCTTACCGCACGGCTGGCAGTTCACATACGCCAACGGACTTTGGAGTACAGGCACTTTCTGGCGCACCCGCCTTCTTCAGGACCCGGCATTTGCTAAGGAAATGAACGAACGTTGGAAAGTATTGCGCAATACCACGCTTGCCGAAGACCACTTATTGCATCTGATTGATTCTACGGCTACGCTATTGAGTGAAAGCCAGCAACGAAATTTTCAGACGTGGCCAATCATGGGTCAATATGTATGGCCTAATCCTATGCCAATTCCGGCCACATACACTGATGAAATCGACACGTTCAAGCAGTGGATGCATAACCGCCTGCAATGGATGGATGCCAATATGCCTGGCCATACGAACCCGAACGTAACGGCTACTCAATCGGTGCAGGCTTTTACCAGCCTGGCAGCATATCCAGTACCCTTTACTAACCACCTGACCGTTACGTACCAACAGCGGGTGGCCGGCCCTGTGCTGTTAGAGGTGATTTCGCCTTTAGGTAGAGTTGCAATTCGTCAGCAACTACCTAAACAAACTGCCGGCCTGCAAACCACCGTTATGCCAGATATGAGTCAGTTAGCTACCGGTTTCTATTTGCTTCGTCTTACCTCTCCAGCTGGTACTCAAACAGTACGCGTGCAGAAATACAGTTACTAA
- a CDS encoding zinc-binding dehydrogenase — translation MQALVLEGISQPLKLQEVPTPQPGPGQVLVQLHAAALNHRDVWIQKGQYAGLKFPAILGSDGAGIVVEVGEGAPAELRGQAVVINPGHDWGSDPAAQAREFTILGLPHQGTFSEYVCVGAQYVQPKPAHLSFEQAAALPLGGVTAYRAAFTRAGLQPGERVLITGIGGGVALLALQMAVAIGAEVWVTSGSEQKIEKAIALGAKGGISYKAEKWASELTKRAGGPFQVIIDSAVGPGFGDLLDAAAPGGRIVFFGGTAGAMQDVPPAKIFWKQLSILGSTMGTEQDFNAMVALFEKYQLVPVVDEVLPLSEGEAAMKRMADGLQFGKLVLQIKAS, via the coding sequence ATGCAAGCACTTGTTCTAGAAGGCATCAGCCAGCCACTCAAGCTTCAGGAAGTTCCTACTCCACAACCCGGTCCCGGTCAGGTGCTGGTGCAGCTCCATGCCGCCGCCCTCAACCACCGCGACGTATGGATACAGAAGGGCCAGTATGCCGGACTTAAATTCCCGGCCATTCTGGGTTCCGATGGAGCAGGAATAGTAGTGGAGGTAGGAGAGGGGGCGCCAGCCGAACTGCGCGGCCAGGCAGTCGTTATCAACCCCGGGCATGACTGGGGCTCTGATCCGGCTGCTCAGGCCCGGGAGTTTACCATTCTAGGCCTGCCCCACCAAGGCACCTTCTCCGAGTACGTATGCGTAGGGGCGCAATACGTCCAGCCTAAACCAGCACATCTATCATTCGAGCAGGCGGCGGCCTTACCTTTGGGCGGCGTAACGGCCTACCGGGCTGCTTTCACGCGGGCTGGCCTACAGCCCGGCGAGCGGGTGCTTATCACGGGGATTGGGGGTGGAGTGGCGCTGTTGGCTCTGCAAATGGCCGTTGCTATTGGAGCCGAGGTGTGGGTGACGTCCGGCTCGGAGCAGAAAATCGAGAAGGCAATTGCCCTAGGTGCCAAAGGCGGTATCAGCTACAAAGCCGAGAAATGGGCCTCTGAGCTTACCAAGCGTGCCGGTGGGCCTTTCCAGGTGATAATTGATAGCGCTGTAGGCCCCGGCTTCGGCGACCTGCTGGATGCAGCTGCCCCCGGTGGTCGCATCGTATTCTTCGGTGGCACTGCCGGTGCCATGCAGGATGTGCCACCCGCCAAAATCTTCTGGAAGCAACTCTCTATTCTGGGCTCTACCATGGGAACGGAGCAGGATTTTAACGCGATGGTAGCGCTCTTTGAGAAATACCAGTTAGTGCCCGTTGTAGACGAAGTGCTGCCGCTGAGTGAAGGAGAGGCCGCCATGAAACGTATGGCCGATGGGCTGCAGTTTGGCAAGCTGGTGCTGCAGATAAAAGCCTCCTAA
- a CDS encoding thiol-disulfide oxidoreductase DCC family protein, translating to MPPRSATILFDGVCNLCSGFVQFVIGRDPNQYFQFASLQSDTGRALLAQHGLTPTITPETVILLENGQAYAYSTAVLRIFRHLNGGWRLLYMARVLPRFVRDAAYRLVARNRYRWFGQQESCLLPTPALRQRFL from the coding sequence ATGCCTCCCCGCTCTGCTACTATTCTCTTCGATGGTGTCTGCAACTTATGTAGTGGCTTCGTGCAATTCGTAATTGGCCGCGACCCAAACCAATATTTTCAGTTTGCCTCGCTGCAATCTGATACCGGGCGCGCATTGCTAGCCCAGCACGGGCTGACTCCCACCATCACTCCGGAGACGGTTATCCTGTTGGAAAACGGACAGGCCTACGCGTATTCCACAGCTGTACTGCGCATTTTTCGGCATCTGAACGGGGGGTGGCGCCTGCTCTACATGGCTCGTGTGCTTCCGCGTTTCGTGCGCGACGCAGCCTACCGCTTAGTAGCCCGAAACCGGTACCGGTGGTTTGGTCAGCAGGAGTCATGTTTGCTTCCCACTCCAGCCTTGCGTCAGCGTTTTCTGTAA
- a CDS encoding HTTM domain-containing protein: MLRFLALIRSPFVLDLRALALLRAAVAAVILLDLGIRATDLEAHYSNMGVLPLSVLYDKLWNPYQFSLHNTSGLWQVQALIFLVAAAAAVSLLLGHRTRLSTFISWVLLISVQNRNPMIVQGGDDLLRMLLFWGLFLPWGRVYSVDARKQPAPAELSYFSAATVAYIVQIALVYWCTALLKSSPEWNRDGTALYYALSLDQVLMPGGRFLYQFPAAMRFLTLATYYTEMLLPFVLFIPFRVPWWRLLFVFIIYGFHLGISLTLFVGLFFLINMASVLGLLPPVALDWLEKRVVPRARQLGPRVAARLAPLQPRWVAWRQCIGLRIETSWTLSGGLRRLLRQVREGVVVGVLLYVCWWNLDSIVIPRYTMSDPMRWLGYLVRVDQHWGMFAPSVFKDDGWYILNGTTTTGQHLDLNRGGAPLTYTKPASVVSLFKNDRWRKYSENYLFVNNAYMRPYYCNYLLRIWHENPHHPPLKQLEVIYMKEVTQPNYQPVTPTREVLCSCAPTP; the protein is encoded by the coding sequence ATGCTCCGGTTCCTCGCGCTTATTCGAAGTCCGTTTGTTCTTGATTTACGTGCCTTAGCACTTCTAAGAGCGGCAGTTGCTGCGGTTATTCTGCTTGATCTGGGTATCCGGGCTACCGACCTGGAAGCGCACTACTCCAATATGGGAGTGCTGCCGCTTTCTGTGCTCTACGATAAGCTGTGGAACCCCTACCAGTTTTCGCTGCACAACACCAGTGGCCTATGGCAGGTGCAGGCGCTCATTTTTCTGGTGGCCGCGGCCGCGGCAGTTTCGCTGCTGCTAGGCCACCGCACGCGCCTATCCACGTTTATTTCGTGGGTGCTGTTGATTTCGGTGCAGAACAGAAACCCCATGATTGTGCAGGGCGGCGACGACCTGCTGCGGATGCTGTTGTTCTGGGGGTTGTTTCTGCCGTGGGGCCGGGTGTACTCTGTTGATGCCCGCAAGCAGCCGGCTCCGGCGGAGCTTTCCTACTTTAGTGCGGCTACAGTGGCCTACATCGTGCAAATAGCGCTGGTGTATTGGTGTACGGCCTTGCTCAAGAGCAGCCCCGAGTGGAACCGCGACGGTACCGCCCTTTACTACGCCCTCAGCCTAGACCAAGTGCTGATGCCCGGCGGACGCTTCTTGTACCAGTTTCCGGCGGCTATGCGCTTTCTCACGCTGGCCACTTACTACACCGAGATGCTGCTGCCTTTCGTGTTGTTCATTCCGTTCCGCGTGCCGTGGTGGCGGCTGCTGTTTGTGTTCATCATCTACGGCTTTCACTTGGGCATCAGCCTGACGCTGTTCGTAGGCCTGTTTTTCCTAATCAACATGGCTTCTGTGCTGGGCCTGCTGCCTCCCGTTGCGCTAGACTGGCTGGAGAAGCGCGTAGTGCCTCGGGCACGCCAGCTCGGTCCCCGCGTGGCCGCCCGGCTTGCCCCTCTGCAGCCCCGATGGGTGGCCTGGCGCCAGTGCATAGGCCTACGCATAGAAACCTCCTGGACGCTATCGGGTGGGCTACGCCGATTGCTGCGCCAGGTGCGTGAGGGCGTAGTGGTAGGTGTGCTTCTGTATGTCTGCTGGTGGAACCTTGATTCTATTGTGATTCCGCGCTATACCATGTCAGACCCTATGCGCTGGCTTGGGTACCTGGTGCGCGTAGATCAGCACTGGGGCATGTTTGCACCCTCCGTTTTCAAGGATGATGGCTGGTATATTCTGAATGGCACCACCACCACCGGGCAGCACCTGGACCTGAACCGTGGCGGCGCCCCGCTTACCTACACCAAGCCGGCTTCGGTGGTGTCGCTTTTCAAAAATGACCGCTGGCGCAAGTACTCCGAGAACTATTTGTTCGTAAACAACGCCTACATGCGCCCCTATTACTGCAACTACCTGTTGCGCATCTGGCACGAAAACCCGCACCATCCGCCCCTAAAGCAGCTGGAAGTTATTTACATGAAAGAAGTAACGCAGCCCAACTATCAGCCCGTGACACCTACGCGGGAAGTACTGTGCAGCTGCGCTCCCACTCCTTAA
- a CDS encoding MBL fold metallo-hydrolase, which yields MSTKANRSNTPALFHVEPGIWGLRNVFVNLFYVRHPETPTDPWVLIDAGLPGSGPKLHSHAEELFGENNPPAAILLTHGHFDHVGGLHYLLEQWPDVPVYAHPLELPYLTGLSSYPPPDPTVGGGAMAALSFLYPSSPVDLGDRVKPLPEDGTVPELQGWRWIFTPGHAPGHVSFFREHDSVLLAGDAFVTTKQESALSVWVQKQEVHGPPAYFTPDWQLARQSVERLAGLQPRVAATGHGIPMRGDELSKQLSDLVEHFDEKAVPMHGRYVGHPAQTDETGVQSVPPPVLPTVPLWLIGAGLALAGGLLWATRSKDRD from the coding sequence ATGTCAACCAAAGCTAACCGCTCCAATACGCCCGCGTTGTTCCATGTGGAGCCCGGCATCTGGGGCTTGCGCAATGTGTTCGTAAACCTGTTTTACGTGCGCCACCCCGAAACCCCCACCGACCCCTGGGTACTGATAGATGCCGGCCTGCCCGGCTCCGGCCCCAAGCTGCATAGCCATGCGGAAGAACTGTTTGGGGAGAATAACCCGCCCGCCGCTATCCTACTGACGCATGGCCACTTCGACCATGTGGGTGGCCTACACTACCTACTGGAGCAGTGGCCCGATGTGCCTGTGTATGCGCACCCGCTGGAACTGCCCTACCTCACGGGCCTTTCCTCCTACCCACCCCCAGACCCCACGGTGGGCGGCGGAGCCATGGCGGCCCTGTCTTTCCTGTACCCTAGCAGCCCCGTTGACCTGGGCGACCGGGTGAAGCCCTTACCCGAAGATGGCACAGTGCCTGAGCTACAGGGATGGCGCTGGATATTTACGCCGGGCCATGCGCCGGGCCACGTTTCCTTTTTCCGGGAACACGACAGCGTATTGCTGGCCGGCGACGCCTTCGTAACCACCAAGCAGGAATCGGCGCTGTCGGTGTGGGTACAGAAGCAGGAAGTACACGGCCCACCCGCCTACTTCACCCCCGATTGGCAGCTCGCGCGGCAATCGGTGGAGCGGCTGGCAGGCCTACAGCCCCGAGTAGCGGCAACCGGCCACGGCATTCCGATGCGCGGTGACGAGCTAAGCAAGCAGCTTTCCGATTTAGTGGAACACTTTGATGAGAAGGCTGTACCCATGCACGGCCGCTACGTAGGCCACCCCGCCCAAACCGATGAGACGGGGGTGCAGTCGGTGCCTCCGCCGGTGTTGCCTACTGTGCCGCTTTGGCTGATAGGCGCTGGTCTGGCGCTGGCAGGTGGCTTACTTTGGGCCACCAGAAGCAAGGACCGCGACTAA
- a CDS encoding Dph6-related ATP pyrophosphatase → MDFSSPAAAPTLMNWSGGKDSALALYHALQNPALHLTDLLTSVNKHYQRVSMHGVRVELLEAQAQRIGLPLTKLELPEMPDMAEYEQQMRATLAPLQARGITHAVFGDIYLEDLRQYREKQLAQIGLKAVFPLWKRPNSELLREYLQLGFRAVVVCVNEKYLDQSFCGRLLDEAFLRDLPPGVDSCGENGEYHSFVFDAPYFSHPIAFERGEIVRRTYQAPASTTSVCPPTDDEAVQSDPFATGFWYCDLLPR, encoded by the coding sequence ATGGATTTCTCCTCACCAGCCGCCGCCCCAACCCTCATGAACTGGAGCGGCGGCAAAGACTCGGCACTTGCGCTATACCACGCTCTGCAAAACCCGGCGCTGCACCTAACGGACTTGCTCACCAGCGTTAATAAGCACTACCAGCGCGTATCTATGCACGGCGTGCGAGTGGAGCTGCTGGAGGCGCAGGCCCAGCGCATAGGCTTGCCGCTTACCAAGCTGGAGCTGCCAGAAATGCCCGATATGGCGGAGTATGAGCAGCAAATGCGGGCTACGCTGGCGCCGCTGCAAGCGCGGGGGATTACGCACGCCGTGTTCGGAGATATTTACCTGGAAGACCTGCGCCAATACCGCGAGAAACAGCTGGCACAAATAGGCCTTAAGGCGGTTTTTCCGCTCTGGAAGCGGCCTAACAGCGAACTGCTCCGCGAATACCTGCAGCTGGGGTTCCGCGCGGTGGTAGTCTGCGTCAATGAGAAATACCTCGACCAAAGCTTCTGCGGCCGCCTACTCGACGAAGCGTTTCTGCGCGACCTCCCGCCCGGTGTAGACTCCTGCGGCGAAAACGGCGAGTACCACAGCTTTGTCTTCGATGCGCCTTATTTCAGCCACCCCATTGCCTTTGAGCGAGGCGAAATAGTGCGCCGCACCTACCAGGCCCCCGCCAGCACCACCTCCGTGTGCCCACCTACCGATGACGAAGCCGTGCAGTCTGACCCTTTCGCAACCGGTTTCTGGTACTGCGATTTATTGCCGCGCTAG
- a CDS encoding DUF4126 family protein, which produces MSKHFWQTIGLGSIAGFRSMTAPALLSSNLLKYHPHSLAGSPLRYLQKPIVAHGLKLLAAGEMTADKMPQMPDRISPTALLGRAAAGALVGTTLYKINHGKQLNGALLGGVSAVAATYLSYFLRKKTTESSGLPGGLVGGLEDILTLGTGLALAKGTHAGEPESRRWAL; this is translated from the coding sequence ATGAGCAAACACTTCTGGCAAACCATAGGGCTCGGCAGTATTGCCGGGTTCCGGAGCATGACGGCCCCGGCCCTGCTCAGCAGCAACCTCCTGAAATACCATCCGCACAGCTTGGCGGGCTCGCCTTTGCGCTACCTGCAAAAGCCCATAGTAGCTCACGGCCTCAAGCTCCTGGCCGCCGGCGAAATGACGGCCGACAAGATGCCCCAAATGCCCGACCGTATTTCCCCCACGGCCCTACTGGGGCGGGCAGCGGCAGGCGCTTTGGTGGGCACTACGCTCTATAAAATAAACCATGGCAAACAGCTGAACGGGGCGTTGCTGGGAGGCGTCTCGGCCGTAGCGGCTACGTACCTCAGCTATTTCCTGCGCAAGAAAACCACGGAAAGCTCGGGGCTGCCCGGCGGCTTGGTTGGCGGCCTAGAGGACATCCTGACGCTGGGTACTGGCCTAGCCCTGGCCAAAGGCACGCATGCCGGTGAGCCAGAGTCGCGCCGTTGGGCGCTGTAG
- a CDS encoding aldo/keto reductase has translation MSNTNPSVPTTYTLGGDLTVNRMGYGAMRITGDGIWGPPEDHDESIRVLRRAVELGVNFIDTADSYGPNISEELIAEALHPYPAGLLIATKGGLLRTGPNQWPINAHPDHLREALEGSLKRLKLDQIDLYQLHRIDPEVPFEKTLEFLQQVQEEGLVKHIGLSEVTVAQIKQAQQFVKVVSVQNMYSVDNRKWEAELEYTLQQDMAFIPWYPLSGGNQEALSKLDQIGQKHGATRQQIALSWLLHRAPNILLIPGTSKVKHLEENVKAASIALTSEDMAALETLNPAPAAR, from the coding sequence ATGAGTAACACCAATCCTTCTGTTCCCACCACGTATACCCTGGGCGGCGACTTGACCGTGAATCGTATGGGCTACGGCGCCATGCGCATCACTGGCGACGGTATCTGGGGCCCACCCGAAGACCATGACGAATCCATCAGGGTGCTACGGCGAGCCGTGGAGCTCGGTGTCAACTTCATTGATACCGCCGACAGCTACGGGCCCAACATCTCGGAGGAGCTGATTGCGGAAGCACTCCACCCCTACCCAGCCGGCCTGCTAATCGCCACAAAAGGAGGCCTACTGCGTACCGGCCCCAACCAGTGGCCCATCAATGCTCACCCCGACCACCTGCGCGAGGCACTGGAGGGCAGCCTCAAACGCCTGAAGCTCGACCAGATTGACCTATACCAACTGCACCGCATTGACCCCGAAGTGCCGTTCGAGAAAACGCTGGAGTTTCTGCAGCAAGTGCAGGAAGAAGGCCTAGTCAAGCACATCGGCCTTTCGGAGGTAACTGTTGCGCAGATCAAGCAAGCGCAGCAGTTCGTGAAAGTGGTATCGGTGCAGAACATGTACAGCGTGGATAACCGCAAGTGGGAAGCCGAGCTGGAGTACACGCTGCAACAGGATATGGCCTTTATTCCGTGGTACCCCTTGAGCGGCGGCAATCAGGAAGCCCTCAGCAAGCTGGACCAGATTGGTCAGAAGCACGGCGCCACCAGGCAGCAAATTGCCTTGAGCTGGCTGCTGCACCGCGCGCCTAACATTCTGCTCATTCCGGGTACCTCCAAGGTAAAACACCTCGAAGAGAACGTGAAAGCGGCTTCTATTGCGCTTACCTCAGAGGATATGGCGGCGCTGGAAACCCTTAATCCGGCACCAGCAGCGCGCTAG
- a CDS encoding DUF885 domain-containing protein — protein sequence MKKTTLTGLLACSLLAAACNEQKATERAAAATETTLANVKDINQLFELYWEENAKLFPLDATSQGDNRYNDQLPNEGTKSFRDNLRNFYQKYLDGLQKFDRAKLADNDRVSYDIFQYDLQTKLEGLKLNTWMIPFQQFWGLPITLGQFGSGEGVQPFKTVKDYENWLGRVHGFTVWADTAIGNFRQGMKAGVVLPKTLVQKIIPQMRDLEVTDPTKSLFYGPITRMPADISAADKQRLTEAYKKAIMQELVPTYKKLGDFMEKEYLPKARKTTGISAIPGGPEMYKYFVKSWTTTDKTPEEIYQTGLREVKRIRTEMEKVKAQVGFKGDLPAFFQSLKTDPKLMPYKTPEDVLNAFRAIQAKITPNLPKMFGRTPKTPFEIRQTEAFRAASASAEYNQGSPNGSRPGVFYIPIVDATKFNVTSGMESLFLHEAIPGHHYQISLQQENTNLPKFRRFAWYGAMGEGWALYTESLGKELGLYTDPYQYMGALGDEMHRAVRLVVDVGMHTKNMSREQAIKYMLSNEAISEEGATAEIERYMAIPGQALSYKIGALKIRELREKYASQLGAHNNKLREQYAGQHREHFSLAAFHDELLKDGVMPLAVLERKMDNWAASEK from the coding sequence ATGAAAAAGACTACTCTCACCGGCCTGCTTGCCTGTTCGCTGCTGGCCGCTGCCTGCAACGAGCAGAAAGCGACCGAGCGCGCCGCCGCTGCTACCGAAACCACTCTGGCCAACGTGAAAGATATCAATCAGCTGTTTGAGCTGTATTGGGAGGAAAATGCCAAGCTATTTCCGCTAGATGCTACCTCGCAGGGCGACAACCGCTACAACGACCAGCTGCCGAACGAGGGCACCAAGTCGTTTCGGGATAACCTGCGCAACTTCTACCAGAAGTACCTCGATGGCCTACAAAAATTCGACCGCGCCAAGCTAGCCGATAATGACCGCGTCAGCTACGATATCTTTCAGTATGACCTCCAGACCAAGCTCGAAGGCCTGAAGCTGAACACCTGGATGATTCCGTTTCAGCAGTTCTGGGGGCTGCCTATTACGCTAGGCCAGTTCGGCTCTGGCGAGGGTGTGCAGCCGTTCAAAACGGTTAAAGACTACGAGAACTGGCTGGGCCGCGTGCACGGCTTCACGGTGTGGGCCGATACGGCCATCGGCAACTTCCGGCAGGGCATGAAGGCGGGCGTAGTACTGCCCAAGACGCTGGTGCAGAAGATCATTCCGCAGATGCGCGACCTAGAGGTGACGGACCCTACCAAGAGCCTGTTCTACGGTCCCATCACTCGGATGCCCGCTGATATTTCGGCCGCCGATAAGCAGCGCCTCACCGAGGCCTACAAGAAGGCCATCATGCAGGAGCTGGTGCCCACCTACAAGAAGCTCGGCGACTTCATGGAAAAGGAATACCTGCCCAAAGCCCGCAAGACGACCGGCATTTCGGCTATTCCGGGCGGCCCCGAGATGTATAAGTACTTCGTGAAAAGCTGGACGACCACCGATAAAACGCCGGAGGAAATCTACCAGACTGGCCTACGCGAGGTAAAGCGCATCCGGACGGAGATGGAGAAGGTGAAGGCCCAAGTTGGCTTCAAGGGCGACCTGCCCGCCTTCTTCCAGTCTTTAAAGACGGACCCGAAGCTGATGCCGTACAAAACGCCGGAAGATGTGCTGAACGCCTTCCGCGCCATTCAGGCCAAAATCACCCCGAACTTGCCCAAGATGTTTGGGCGTACGCCCAAAACGCCGTTTGAAATTCGGCAGACGGAGGCCTTCCGCGCCGCCTCGGCCTCGGCGGAGTACAATCAAGGCTCGCCCAACGGCTCTAGGCCAGGGGTGTTCTACATCCCGATTGTGGATGCCACCAAGTTCAACGTCACGTCGGGCATGGAGTCGTTGTTTCTGCACGAAGCCATTCCGGGCCACCACTACCAGATTTCCCTGCAGCAGGAAAATACCAACCTGCCCAAGTTCCGGCGGTTTGCGTGGTACGGCGCCATGGGTGAAGGATGGGCGCTTTACACCGAAAGCCTGGGCAAGGAGCTAGGCCTCTACACCGACCCCTACCAGTACATGGGCGCCCTCGGCGACGAGATGCATCGCGCTGTGCGCTTGGTGGTAGATGTGGGCATGCACACCAAAAACATGTCTCGCGAGCAGGCCATTAAGTATATGCTCAGCAATGAGGCCATCAGCGAAGAAGGCGCCACCGCCGAGATTGAGCGCTACATGGCCATTCCGGGTCAGGCACTGTCGTACAAAATTGGAGCACTAAAGATTCGGGAGCTGCGCGAGAAATATGCCAGCCAGCTTGGCGCCCACAACAATAAGCTGCGGGAGCAATACGCCGGGCAGCACCGGGAGCATTTCAGCTTGGCCGCCTTCCATGATGAGCTGCTGAAAGATGGCGTGATGCCGCTTGCCGTGCTGGAACGCAAAATGGACAACTGGGCCGCCAGCGAGAAATAA
- a CDS encoding 3-ketoacyl-ACP reductase produces MASIEGKNALVTGAGKGIGRAVAVALAHEGVNVALLARTESQLREVAQEIEALGVKAVVVTADVADRASVEKAVGQALTELGTLDILINNAGIGTFAKLVDMDPAEWEKIIQVNLMGTYYTTRAVLPQMIARETGDIINIASTAGQRGAATTSAYSASKFAILGLTESLMQEVRKHNIRVSALTPSTVATELAISNNLTDGNPDKVMQPEDLAEFIVSQLKLNRRIFIKEAGMWSTNP; encoded by the coding sequence ATGGCTTCCATTGAGGGTAAGAATGCACTTGTAACAGGTGCGGGCAAAGGAATTGGCCGGGCAGTAGCTGTGGCCTTGGCGCACGAAGGTGTAAACGTGGCCCTTTTGGCTCGTACGGAAAGTCAGCTTCGCGAAGTGGCTCAGGAAATTGAAGCGCTGGGCGTGAAGGCAGTAGTGGTAACGGCCGATGTAGCCGACCGCGCCTCAGTAGAGAAAGCTGTAGGCCAGGCCCTAACGGAACTAGGTACGCTTGATATCCTGATCAATAATGCGGGCATCGGTACGTTTGCCAAGCTCGTGGACATGGACCCCGCCGAGTGGGAAAAGATCATTCAGGTAAACCTGATGGGTACTTACTACACTACCCGCGCCGTTTTGCCCCAGATGATTGCCCGCGAAACCGGCGACATCATCAATATTGCCTCCACGGCTGGCCAGCGCGGCGCGGCTACCACCAGCGCCTATAGTGCTTCCAAGTTTGCTATTCTAGGCCTCACTGAGTCTTTGATGCAGGAGGTGCGCAAGCACAACATCCGGGTTTCGGCCCTCACCCCTAGCACGGTAGCCACGGAACTCGCTATCAGCAACAACCTCACCGACGGCAACCCCGACAAGGTAATGCAGCCCGAAGACCTGGCCGAGTTCATCGTATCGCAGCTCAAGCTCAACCGCCGTATCTTCATCAAGGAGGCCGGCATGTGGAGCACCAATCCGTAG